A portion of the Pan troglodytes isolate AG18354 chromosome 10, NHGRI_mPanTro3-v2.0_pri, whole genome shotgun sequence genome contains these proteins:
- the POP5 gene encoding ribonuclease P/MRP protein subunit POP5 isoform X1, with protein sequence MVRFKHRYLLCELVSDDPRCRLSLDDRVLSSLVRDTIARVHGTFGAAACSIGFAVRYLNAYTGIVLLRCRKEFYQLVWSALPFITYLENKGHRYPCFFNTLHVGGTIRTCQKFLIQYNRRQLLILLQNCTDEGEREAIQKSVTRSCLLEEEEESGEEAAEAME encoded by the exons ATGGTGCGGTTCAAGCACAG GTACCTGCTCTGCGAACTGGTGTCTGACGACCCCCGCTGCCGCCTAAGCCTCGATGACCGAGTTCTGAGCAGCCTCGTACGGGACACGATCGCCAGGGTGCACGGAACTTTCGGCGCAGCCGCCTGCTCCATCGGCTTCGCGG TTCGATACCTCAATGCCTATACTGGAATAGTGCTACTTCGATGCAGAAAAGAATTCTATCAGCTTGTGTGGTCAGCTCTTCCCTTCATCACATACTTGGAGAACAAAGGACACCGTTACCCATGCTTTTTCAACACATTACATGTGGGAG GTACAATAAGAACATGTCAGAAGTTCCTAATTCAGTACAACAGGAGACAACTGTTGATCTTGTTGCAGAACTGCACTGATGAAG GAGAGCGGGAAGCTATCCAGAAGTCTGTGACAAGAAGCTGCTTactagaggaggaggaagagtcaGGTGAGGAGGCTGCAGAAGCAATGGAGTGA
- the POP5 gene encoding ribonuclease P/MRP protein subunit POP5 isoform X2 gives MVRFKHRYLLCELVSDDPRCRLSLDDRVLSSLVRDTIARVHGTFGAAACSIGFAGTIRTCQKFLIQYNRRQLLILLQNCTDEGEREAIQKSVTRSCLLEEEEESGEEAAEAME, from the exons ATGGTGCGGTTCAAGCACAG GTACCTGCTCTGCGAACTGGTGTCTGACGACCCCCGCTGCCGCCTAAGCCTCGATGACCGAGTTCTGAGCAGCCTCGTACGGGACACGATCGCCAGGGTGCACGGAACTTTCGGCGCAGCCGCCTGCTCCATCGGCTTCGCGG GTACAATAAGAACATGTCAGAAGTTCCTAATTCAGTACAACAGGAGACAACTGTTGATCTTGTTGCAGAACTGCACTGATGAAG GAGAGCGGGAAGCTATCCAGAAGTCTGTGACAAGAAGCTGCTTactagaggaggaggaagagtcaGGTGAGGAGGCTGCAGAAGCAATGGAGTGA